TCGCTGCACCTGCGATAGCACGGCAACCGTATCGCCCGCCGCAATTGCCTGCTTGACGTCGAACGACGTGTTTGGCGCTTCGGCCGCGCTCTTTTCCATGGCCTCCAGCAGCGAGGTGCGGTCACTTCGGAAGTGGGGATTGTGATGACGGAAGCCCGCGGCGACGTGACGCTCGTAAGCCGTACGGACGTCTCCGGATGCGCACAAGGTAAGGAACTCGATAGCGGTATCCTGGATGCTCGAGCTTGCCATGATCGACTCCTGCGAATGCGGGACTGCCGATCATAGGCTTCGTCGAAGCACGGCTTCGTCGAGGCTGGCAACGCCGTCATTCACTCGGAATTTTCCGGACCATGGCTGGCCTGAAGCGGTTGGCTGGCCCAACGTTGTTCCGGGCAGGAGTCAGGACCCTCAGCGCATTGCCCGGCACGCGGCTCGGAATTTTCCGGATTGTGGTTGGCCTGGATTGCACCTTCGCTCGGAATTTTCCGAATCGTGGTTGGCCTGGAATGCCGGGCCTGGAATGCCGTCGAGGTTGGCAACGCCGTCATTCACTCGGAATTTTCCGGACCATGGCTGGCCTGAAGCGATTGGCTGGCCCGACGCTGTTCCGGACAGGAGTCAGGATCCTCAGCGCATTGCCCGGCACGCGGCTCGGAATTTTCCGGATTGTGGTTGGCCTGGATTGCACCCTTCCGGGCAGGAGTCAGGACCCTCAGCGCATTGCCCCGCACGCGGCTCGGAATTTTCCGAATCGTGGTTGGCCTGGAATGATTTGGCCTGGAATGCCGTAGTCGCC
This genomic stretch from Tahibacter amnicola harbors:
- a CDS encoding nuclear transport factor 2 family protein translates to MASSSIQDTAIEFLTLCASGDVRTAYERHVAAGFRHHNPHFRSDRTSLLEAMEKSAAEAPNTSFDVKQAIAAGDTVAVLSQVQRVQQGFNYAVVHILRFEDSKIAEMWDVGQEIPADSPNELGMF